A part of Papilio machaon chromosome 23, ilPapMach1.1, whole genome shotgun sequence genomic DNA contains:
- the LOC106716930 gene encoding solute carrier family 41 member 1: MVGALDVVKPSDKVEDYSPRINGNPVFTISDEIGCPDTAFNMASINSNGDLKSPGDPEKKVPETDAEKQPLSGKKEERWWTTLMQVAVPFFIAGCGTIGAGLVLGSVRNWEVFQNVSAIFVLVPSLSGLKGNLDMCLASRLSTQANLGNMETPREVISMVVGNISLVQVQAIVAATVVSMFAIVVNSITDRAFNGSFVLLLIASAVFTATTTCFVLDFVMVLVIFGSQKFKVNPDNVATPLAASIGDIVSNSVLAVTAQYMYDQIKISLWQPIALMCVYYSLLPLWVFIVWRNKYTKKVLMTGWTPVISALFISGIGGIVLDQAVEKYQGYEVFQPIVNGIGGNLVCVQSSRLTTHLHQTAILGILPEDTRIVEWPWKTLFFGTAAAKVARMLLVLALCGQVVFMIVADFIYQGLVSIQFAFGLTYLLCSMLQVMMLLYLAYMLIHFMWKKKKDPDNAAIPYLTALGDLLGSVFLGLAFVILSIFGLQYGNNVPGT, translated from the exons ATGGTTGGAGCCCTCGATGTCGTCAAACCGTCAGACAAAGTCGAAGATTACTCGCCCCGCATTAACGGAAACCCAGTTTTTACCATCAGCG ATGAGATTGGCTGTCCGGACACCGCTTTCAACATGGCGTCCATAAATTCTAACGGTGATCTAAAGAGTCCGGGGGATCCAGAGAAGAAGGTTCCAGAGACGGATGCAGAAAAACAACCATTGTCGGGG aaaaaagaagaaagatgGTGGACGACACTAATGCAAGTAGCTGTACCTTTCTTCATCGCAGGCTGTGGTACCATCGGCGCTGGCTTAGTTCTCGGCAGTGTAAGG AACTGGGAGGTTTTCCAAAATGTATCAGcgatttttgttttagtgCCGTCTCTCTCTGGTTTAAAAG GTAATTTGGACATGTGCCTCGCGTCGCGACTATCAACTCAAGCCAACCTCGGTAACATGGAAACGCCAAGGGAAGTAATATCCATGGTCGTTGGAAACATATCATTAGTACag GTACAAGCAATAGTAGCTGCTACGGTCGTCTCGATGTTCGCTATAGTGGTCAACTCAATCACGGACCGCGCTTTCAACGGCAGTTTCGTGTTGCTGCTCATCGCCTCAGCTGTCTTTACCGCGACAACAACATGCTTCGTGTTAG ATTTTGTTATGGTCTTAGTAATCTTTGGGTCGCAGAAGTTTAAAGTAAATCCAGACAATGTGGCGACGCCCCTGGCTGCTTCTATTGGCGATATCGTCTCTAACTCAGTACTTGCTGTCACCGCGCAGTACATGTACGATCAGATAA AAATATCTCTATGGCAGCCGATAGCTCTGATGTGCGTGTACTACAGCCTGCTTCCTCTGTGGGTCTTCATCGTTTGGAGAAACAAGTACACCAAGAAAGTGCTGATGACTGGGTGGACTCCTGTCATCTCTGCTCTCTTCATTAGCGG TATCGGTGGTATAGTTCTGGATCAAGCAGTTGAGAAGTATCAGGGCTACGAAGTGTTCCAGCCAATTGTGAACGGCATCGGAGGTAACCTGGTGTGCGTGCAGTCCTCACGGCTGACCACACACCTCCACCAGACGGCTATCCTCGGCATTCTGCCTGAGGACACGAGGATAGTAGAATGGCCTTGGAAGACGCTGTTCTTTGGAA CTGCGGCGGCTAAAGTGGCTCGAATGTTGTTGGTGCTGGCTCTGTGCGGGCAAGTGGTGTTCATGATAGTTGCTGACTTCATCTATCAAGGGCTCGTCAGTATACAGTTCGCGTTCGGATTGACGTACCTCTTGTGCTCCATGCTGCAG GTGATGATGCTTTTGTACTTGGCGTATATGCTGATACATTTCATGTGGAAGAAGAAGAAGGATCCAGATAATGCAGCTATCCCTTATTTAACTGCACTCGGTGACCTCTTAGGGTCAGTGTTCCTAGGACTTGCATTCGTTATTCTGTCTATATTCGGCTTGCAATACGGCAATAATGTACCCGGTACTTAA